CGCAATTAAAATGGGCAAAGTGCATCCAGTGCGTGCGCTCTATGTGCAAGCAGACAAAGCTAGCAAATATGCCACACGCAGCCAGGACAAcgtcgctgccagcagcataagcagcaCACCCAGGCGTCGTCGACTTGCCGGTGAGTCAAAAAGTGGCAATCAATCGTCCAGGCTGAGCATGCCCACGTACCTGTGCACGCAGCGTCCCTACTATGGCTTGGAAACAACTAAATCTAAACGCAAAAATGCTAGCAAATCTTTCGCAGcttcaaaaattgtttgcatggCATCGGAGGAGGACAATGCGGTCATCAAGGAGAGCCAGATTGCAGCGAATTTGGATAAGCGTGTCGAGCAGAAAGTGCCGAATCCTTTGATTGCCAGCACAAATCCTGGCACGCTTATTTTATTGGAGCCCAATACAAGCATTCCAAAGGGCTCCAAAAACCAATCAATGAAGGCGCAAGCTACTAAGAACAGATCAAATTCAAGCAAGTtggctggagctgcagctgagtcAAGACGCCGTAAAGAGAACGCCAAGAAGTCTCCAGAGAAGTCCCCAGAGAAGTCCCCTGCGAACAGCAGAAGAGGCAGCTTGAGTCCAAACAGAGGTCAAgtaaatgctgcagcagctaagaAGACGGAAGAGGAATCAACGATTCAAGCCAAGACAGAAGACAGCGATAAGGACAACGTGAATAAACTTGGTGAGGAAGAagttaaaacaaaaggcaCCGATGAAAATGTGCAATTGGCAAACACAGAGGAAGGAGAAGCTGACAAATCAATGAAGGCTGAGCAGAAGGATGAGCCAGAAGCTGAAGAACTACTTGACTCAGAAGCAACGTCCGAAGGTGAAATTCCAGACAAGGCTGAGGAACTGAGTCATCAATGCCAGCCCAGCATAGCTATATATCCCTGTTATCAGGACAAGTATCCAACCACTGCCTGTGACCCCTACAAGCTGTATCGCACTTGTGAGCTTACCGAGACGCAATACTTAAGGTAAGCTAATTATAAAGTACGAAATTTCAGCTCAAGCTAATGGTTGATTTAATACTTAGCTTTGATCTTGGTAATGAACAGAacgaggatgatgatgatgatgatgaagagaTAACGTGTCAAAGTAATACGATTATTATGCAAACACCTTGCGTCACCTGGTCACCCTCCTGTATCTGCCAGCACGCAGATAATGGCTGCATGGATGTCTCTCAACAGACGAGCAGGGATTGCGGCGTTTTCAACTACAGTCCTACGCCCAGCTGGCCGCGACCCACCTGCCAACAGCTGCCACAGCCAGCGCAGACTATGCAACACAATCCTTGCTACAATATggaactgcagcaacaacagcagcagcaacaacaacaacaacagcagcagcaacagcaccagcaacagcagtggcaacaacagcagccttGCATGCAAGGAAGATCAGCGCCTATGCCATCTCAAAGCAATGGCTTAACGGAACTTttagcgcagcagctgcagcaacaaatgcaactggCACAGCAACAGATAGcgcaagtgcaacaaaaactgaaTGACGTTTGTGGTTGCGCCAAAACTGAAGCCGCAAAGCCAGCAACTGTCGATTACTCAATGTTAAATAATGACGATACCAGGCCAAAATTCAACAATGTGTCCAGGAACTATGTTGATGCAATGCCCACTGCACACCAAGTACCTATGCAGCAATATCAAGCTTCAAAGATTTATGCGAACGGCATGGCAtcgcaatcagcagcagcaatgaacATGGGTTATTATCAGCAACCGTTGGCGGACTGTGAGTGTGGAGCAACAGCACCAACATCGATGTCCATGCcatgtcagcagcagcaacaaccacagcaacagcaacaacaacaacaacaacaacaacaacaacaacagcagcagcagcaacaaggaaACATGTGTGCCAATTGCGGCAGCAACCATTATTATCCGCCATATTATCATCAGCGCTTTGCTCAGATGCGCTTCATGATGCCACGTTGCTGGCTGAATCAGAGATAAACAgacaaagagtgagagagtatGTAAAGTAACGTGCCATGTACAGAGTATATGTGCATGCATAGAATTTCTACTGACTATGTATAGAGTACGCTACATTACAAACTCGAAGTGCTGTGGGCGACTGTTGCACGGACAATTCATTTGTAAGCTAATTTCcttaaagctaaaacaataaaaatttcaaatagttCTTAAGCAGAATTGCagaacatttttaatatttacatacatatttagctttcttttcaaagcaaaaaaaaagtgcctTGAACAAACAGTCCAAATATCACatcaaatttatcaaaattctctgtttacaaatttcaattcctttttgctgctttctgtTTGTTTTAGGCGATCGATCACCACAGCATCATCACAGCATCTATTCGACAATACCAACTACCAttggcaactttttttttgcattaaaaacagTAACCAATAACAACGTGTGGCAAGCAATGCTTGGCCGCTGCCTACGTAGCTAatagttttgattttaatcCAAAAGAAAAGCAAGTGTACATGTGTAATTTGAATACCATGTGgtgtaataattttaatcaCACTTGGGGCTGTTGCCGTCCACGCGCATGTTTACCATGTGCCCCCAATTTCAGGCCATgccagcaacatcaacagcaacagcaaaatgagAATAATCTATCAAGTGTGGGTAGCTTGgatgcaacaaagcaaaggcTTTCAAGCAAACTAAATCAGCTTAAGCGTAGCTCTAGAATGCGGATATCAAAGAATCCATCGCGCTCAAGCTCTCGATCCAATCGCTCCAATACCCTTGATCCCTTGttgaaaaaatcaaaagttttgAAGACTACGGAATACACTCCAATACACtattcacaaaaaaaaactgcatcAAACAATTCTATCGGATCAGTTGATCAGTCAGTGCTAAGgcaaagcgaaaacaaatCGCAAACTTCATCAAAAGCCTCATCTAAGCGAAGCCTGAATACTTCTAATCCAGAATCCAAGAATTTAGCAAATTCCAAGCCGGCAAGCAGACAAGCAAGCAGAATACAAGAAACAAGAACTCCAAATCAAACATCGCAATTTGCGCTTTTGAATTCTGTTGGTTCCAAATCTACTTCACATAGCTTTAACCATGATAAAAAGGTGAGTAGCCGCTCTATTGTGAGGTGTGCTTGTTGTACTAACTAAGAATTTGTAGAATGACAAAACTGTATGCAACTGCGAGAAATGGAAGACAGACTTTTTGAAAAACTTTATTACGAATATCAAAAATGAAACTTCTACAACGACACTTTACCGTGCCCAGCCAGCTGCGAAGAAATCCAAGGAACCCAAAACTATGAAATCCGAGGagatcaaaaaaaaattacctGCTATTcgaaaaaatattattaaaagcaacagcgtTAAGCAGGAGCAAGCAGTagtcaaagcaaagccaaagaacAAAGTAAAGAAATCACAAGTGCGCAAAGCTcctgcgcctgcgcctgcaGCCTCGCCAAACAGGGATCTATGGTAAGTTCAAATGATATGTatgttcttaaatattttcaacaacatgttgcaacACAGGTTTCAATGCAATGTGCCCCTACGCGTCAGCATACCCACCGCTATATGTATGGGAAATTCTTTTGATCTAACGCCCAATGCCGCAAGTCCTAAGCCTGGCTTAAAAGCTTTACCCGCccctgccagcagcaacaatcaaaagacacggcagcaacaacatgcagcACCTGCAACTGATCGTCAGCTTTGCATCTCTCTCATGCCACTGGGCTATGGACCAGGTATGAGCTTGCCAGCGTCTGCTCCTCCACCGCCACCAgagcagccaacaaaatgtttgcaacgCAAATTGCCCGAACgtaaatgctgctgttgccactgcGTTTGTTGTCCGCCTTTACCCAAACCACTGTTGAAAAAATTCAAGCCGAGGCGTAAGCCCGCTACGAGCAGCTCATGCTTTTCAAAATATCCTTGGGGCTGCCTTAAGTATTGCAATTGTTCCTGTGCGACCAAGTTGTCTGAAAGTGATTCAGAGATATCCATATGTAAATCGCTGATACGGAAGGAGTTTGAAAAACTAATGGCTGAACGGACTGAAAAGGCAACATCAACTGTTATTGGAAGCAAAGTTAGTGTAAGCCCAGAAAGCGTTTCATATCCAAACAGCTTGCGTAGTTGCAAGCCAGACAAAGCGGCAAGAAAAGACGAAAAACCAGTACACAGATCAAGTTATAGCCAATATGCAATATTCAAAGAGGGTAGCCCTGATGAAGTGTCAACCAGGGGTAGCTGTTCGCAATGTCAGACACCCTCGCTCATTAAAATTCCATTGAATCTAAACATGGTAATGCCAAGTAGGAGCTCAACAAAAAGGGAAGAAGCAGCACGGCCAATACAAATTAGCGATTACGACTCAATCGATTCAAAGTCTGCACAGCAGGAAGCAGCTATTAAGAGCACCACTTATCCAGCCAAATCATTCAATAAGAACTGTTCGTATGAAAAAAGCTCTAGGATACCGTTACCAGAAACTTGTTATCAAGTTACTATTGATTCCAACTTAACTGTTGAGAAAATATCTGCAAGTAATTCTTGTAGTAAAAGCAGCTCAGACAATGCCAAATCTATTTCGAAATTCAAGCAAGAGACCAGTGCAATCCCAAGTAATGCTGCCAGTAAGTCTACTTCATGCTGCAATACTATGACAGAGTCACAAAGCAAGTCTATACCCATAGCATGTCTATCGCGTGCTCCTAGTGGGACCATCTCAGGAAAAGGCTCCCGTTTAATTGAGGCTTCTAGCAAGAACTACTCACTTGCATCAGAGTTAACGCAGAAGGAGGCTCCTTGCAAGGACTGCTTACTTGCATGTGAGTTTACGCCTAAGGAGAAGGCCATAGCGCGCATATCTCGTGCCCCTAGCAAGAGCAGCTCATTCCATTCAAAGTCCCTTGAGGAATATGTACCACCTCACGCTTATAAAAGCAATCACAGAGCAATAACACCTCAAGTATCGCGAAACGCACTAGTAAGAAGCAAAGAAGATAAACGACAAAAACAGCAAGAAACGCCGTCAGTCTCAATAATCGTAGAAGGAACTAGCTCAGGACATTTAGATGGAAACCAAGCTTCGAAGCAAAAACAGTATGTTGAGAGAAATGCGAACAACAGCGAACACAACATGCAACCCGCTCCTGCTATTTGCCCTTGGCCTCAATTGCGCAAAGATTTTGAAGGTAGCCAAGAATTTCCAAGAACGCAGTGTGTACATAGGGTAACAAAGCAAAGGGATGCTCAAATTAATAGAGGCGTGTCCAAAAAATTTTTGCACCCAAATAATCGCAGCCCTAAGCCAAGTTTAGTACGCAACAAGGGAAATGTGCGACCACAGGCACTAAGACTGTGCCTGATCAAGCAAGATACGCCCGAAAGTCCTGCTGTGCTGGAGGAGTTCAATGTGACTGCCTTTACCAGAAATTGCGGAAAGCAAATGTTCCAGAAAGGCGGTGCAGATGTAGCTAGCTTTAGCTCTATTAACGATGAGAATGTCGATGAAGTCTTAAAAGACTTGGAAGACTGCTGCAACAAGCGCGTAGATCGGTAAGTTAGAATcacattttttcaattattttcaatatgcgCAAGTAAATTGAATTCCAGCTATGATAATGGGCCACAAAGGCCAGTTGTATTGGTACCGTATCGTCCAAATAAGAAAGGCAATGGCAAAGTGGGCATTTGTGAGCCAGATGAATGGTGAGTATTAAGTTGGATGAAAGTCTATAAAAAATTCTAGACAGAGCAATTCAGACACTCAGGATAGAAAGAAGAATGGAGATGCTTAGTTTATCTTTCTATGTTcctattttaaacatttacagGTGCGAACTAACCAGGGAGCAACCGACAACACATGGCATTACTTATTCCTCCGCACGATCGCACGATGATAGATCACGTAGAGGAAGTCAAGAAAAAAGTGCCAAAGCCCCATATCAAGTGCATGAAAGGCACAGCACCTCGTCCATTGTCTCGCAACGTTCGATAAAAACGCCAAACGGTCGCTcttcaaaatatcaaaacgCTCGTTCCTCGTCTATAGACTCTATGTATAAAAGTGCTGTAAGCTATCGTACCGTTGACGTATTTCCTGACAACAGAGTTCCCCTGCACGGCAGACCCGCTGATTGCAGATCATCGTATTTAAACCTTCAAAAGAACacacaaaatagtaaaaatgaTGCCATAGTGCTCTTAAAGCCGCGTCGCATACTCAGCGATACCAGCACCAACTTCAGCGTTGTATCCAAAGGTCGACGGGACCAAGGGTCAATCCCCAAGACAACTTTCACTCATAGTACAGCTAAGGAATTCAAATATCCCCGAGGCAGCGTGTCCAAATCACCGAACCTGGAGACACAACCAACGGCGGACAACAACTCACCATCACAAAGCTGGCACAGTTACACGTATGGTCATAGTATTGTCCATACAATCTCACAAGTTCCGGAAGCGGATGAGTGCTGCTGCAAACATTCAGCGGCAACAGcatcacagcagcaactatcTTACGGACTGAATCAAACTAAAGCTGAACGCCTCAAGCTTCAAATTCAAGCTCAGCAAGAAGAACAGCATCGGCACATCCTAGCAGCAAGAGCTTATAAGCATAAGAACCAGTTGCCAGCAGTAACAGACTATAATCAATCAACAATATCACAATTGTCGCCAGCTACACGTAACGAGCAGCCAATGGCTAACTGCAAACGAcgacaaaaatttcaaataaatgagaaacaacaacagcaacagccaattATATCGGTATTTGAGCAGGAAGACGCTTGGAAATGTGaacaacaatggcaatcaAACGAGgagcaccaacagcaacaaaagatGATGGATGCTTACATATGCGGAGAACAGTGGCCAACAAAAtgggagcaacaacaacaacagccgatAATGGCAATGCATGGGCAGGAGGATGCTTGCAAGTGTGGACAGCATCTGAAAACAAAATTGGAGCAACCACCACCGCAGCAGATAATGGACGCATGCGGACAAGAATGGCCAACAAGAtcggaacagcagcagcacgaacGGATAATGTCGCACGCTTGCAAATGTGagcaaaaatcaacaacaagacCGGAAATGTATCAGCCGATGAAAACGCTCGTTTGCAAATGTCCGCACACATCACCAGCAGGATgggaacaacagcaacgcatAGTACCAATGGCGAGGCAGGGAGAAAATCGAAGTAAATCAAAAACCAGAGAGggacaaaaacagcaacaacagccacataTATTGCCAATGTCTAGGCAGgaaaaaatttgcaactgTCGAGGTAACTCAAAAACGAGAGAGGggcaaagacaacaacaacagccaatgTCGAGGCAGGAGGAAGGACAAAGGCATCAACAACAAGTTCAGTTGCAACATATACAGCAGTTGCAAAAACTACAACAGAAGATTAAACGTcaaaaacaagaagaaaaCCTACATACACAACAAGAGaaacagcggcagcaagagcaacaattacaacaacaatttcagcagcaagaacaacaacaacagcaactggtgcatcaagagcaacaattgcaacaacagttgcttcTAGAGCAACAATTTCAAGAACAGAATATACAACTAGAACAGAAagatcaacaaaaaataccacaacaacaacagagggAGCATCAAGAGCAACAAGTAtcgaaacaaaaacatattcAATACG
The DNA window shown above is from Drosophila busckii strain San Diego stock center, stock number 13000-0081.31 chromosome 3L, ASM1175060v1, whole genome shotgun sequence and carries:
- the LOC108600309 gene encoding uncharacterized protein LOC108600309 isoform X2, encoding MCNLNTMWCNNFNHTWGCCRPRACLPCAPNFRPCQQHQQQQQNENNLSSVGSLDATKQRLSSKLNQLKRSSRMRISKNPSRSSSRSNRSNTLDPLLKKSKVLKTTEYTPIHYSQKKTASNNSIGSVDQSVLRQSENKSQTSSKASSKRSLNTSNPESKNLANSKPASRQASRIQETRTPNQTSQFALLNSVGSKSTSHSFNHDKKNDKTVCNCEKWKTDFLKNFITNIKNETSTTTLYRAQPAAKKSKEPKTMKSEEIKKKLPAIRKNIIKSNSVKQEQAVVKAKPKNKVKKSQVRKAPAPAPAASPNRDLWFQCNVPLRVSIPTAICMGNSFDLTPNAASPKPGLKALPAPASSNNQKTRQQQHAAPATDRQLCISLMPLGYGPGMSLPASAPPPPPEQPTKCLQRKLPERKCCCCHCVCCPPLPKPLLKKFKPRRKPATSSSCFSKYPWGCLKYCNCSCATKLSESDSEISICKSLIRKEFEKLMAERTEKATSTVIGSKVSVSPESVSYPNSLRSCKPDKAARKDEKPVHRSSYSQYAIFKEGSPDEVSTRGSCSQCQTPSLIKIPLNLNMVMPSRSSTKREEAARPIQISDYDSIDSKSAQQEAAIKSTTYPAKSFNKNCSYEKSSRIPLPETCYQVTIDSNLTVEKISASNSCSKSSSDNAKSISKFKQETSAIPSNAATCLSRAPSGTISGKGSRLIEASSKNYSLASELTQKEAPCKDCLLACEFTPKEKAIARISRAPSKSSSFHSKSLEEYVPPHAYKSNHRAITPQVSRNALVRSKEDKRQKQQETPSVSIIVEGTSSGHLDGNQASKQKQYVERNANNSEHNMQPAPAICPWPQLRKDFEGSQEFPRTQCVHRVTKQRDAQINRGVSKKFLHPNNRSPKPSLVRNKGNVRPQALRLCLIKQDTPESPAVLEEFNVTAFTRNCGKQMFQKGGADVASFSSINDENVDEVLKDLEDCCNKRVDRYDNGPQRPVVLVPYRPNKKGNGKVGICEPDEWCELTREQPTTHGITYSSARSHDDRSRRGSQEKSAKAPYQVHERHSTSSIVSQRSIKTPNGRSSKYQNARSSSIDSMYKSAVSYRTVDVFPDNRVPLHGRPADCRSSYLNLQKNTQNSKNDAIVLLKPRRILSDTSTNFSVVSKGRRDQGSIPKTTFTHSTAKEFKYPRGSVSKSPNLETQPTADNNSPSQSWHSYTYGHSIVHTISQVPEADECCCKHSAATASQQQLSYGLNQTKAERLKLQIQAQQEEQHRHILAARAYKHKNQLPAVTDYNQSTISQLSPATRNEQPMANCKRRQKFQINEKQQQQQPIISVFEQEDAWKCEQQWQSNEEHQQQQKMMDAYICGEQWPTKWEQQQQQPIMAMHGQEDACKCGQHLKTKLEQPPPQQIMDACGQEWPTRSEQQQHERIMSHACKCEQKSTTRPEMYQPMKTLVCKCPHTSPAGWEQQQRIVPMARQGENRSKSKTREGQKQQQQPHILPMSRQEKICNCRGNSKTREGQRQQQQPMSRQEEGQRHQQQVQLQHIQQLQKLQQKIKRQKQEENLHTQQEKQRQQEQQLQQQFQQQEQQQQQLVHQEQQLQQQLLLEQQFQEQNIQLEQKDQQKIPQQQQREHQEQQVSKQKHIQYDEVPLTSSMPNINGHEQQQQQQQQKKVLFPYILQSAPCKRPCCPKGSAKYESNLESSIPADFYKQTLIKYGIEPLPSERVLTFLQQQQKLKQAKAVKPCSCEPHQPQQVPQQQSEQQQQQSLSPMAATATANSSIYYPSIPTAIGNESPRYQGLPNPQWQQQEQVQQPQQQKLKQPKFYSPEPQQSEQQQQQSLPTMAATTAYIPVHNGNYYPATMPATVGNPGLSCSCESPQCQGLSNSSWQQQHQQQQQHQQHQQQGMPAMAPTTALNSDHTSSCWPEQQTQSISEYFQCYEYHEF
- the LOC108600309 gene encoding uncharacterized protein LOC108600309 isoform X1, whose product is MCNLNTMWCNNFNHTWGCCRPRACLPCAPNFRPCQQHQQQQQNENNLSSVGSLDATKQRLSSKLNQLKRSSRMRISKNPSRSSSRSNRSNTLDPLLKKSKVLKTTEYTPIHYSQKKTASNNSIGSVDQSVLRQSENKSQTSSKASSKRSLNTSNPESKNLANSKPASRQASRIQETRTPNQTSQFALLNSVGSKSTSHSFNHDKKNDKTVCNCEKWKTDFLKNFITNIKNETSTTTLYRAQPAAKKSKEPKTMKSEEIKKKLPAIRKNIIKSNSVKQEQAVVKAKPKNKVKKSQVRKAPAPAPAASPNRDLWFQCNVPLRVSIPTAICMGNSFDLTPNAASPKPGLKALPAPASSNNQKTRQQQHAAPATDRQLCISLMPLGYGPGMSLPASAPPPPPEQPTKCLQRKLPERKCCCCHCVCCPPLPKPLLKKFKPRRKPATSSSCFSKYPWGCLKYCNCSCATKLSESDSEISICKSLIRKEFEKLMAERTEKATSTVIGSKVSVSPESVSYPNSLRSCKPDKAARKDEKPVHRSSYSQYAIFKEGSPDEVSTRGSCSQCQTPSLIKIPLNLNMVMPSRSSTKREEAARPIQISDYDSIDSKSAQQEAAIKSTTYPAKSFNKNCSYEKSSRIPLPETCYQVTIDSNLTVEKISASNSCSKSSSDNAKSISKFKQETSAIPSNAASKSTSCCNTMTESQSKSIPIACLSRAPSGTISGKGSRLIEASSKNYSLASELTQKEAPCKDCLLACEFTPKEKAIARISRAPSKSSSFHSKSLEEYVPPHAYKSNHRAITPQVSRNALVRSKEDKRQKQQETPSVSIIVEGTSSGHLDGNQASKQKQYVERNANNSEHNMQPAPAICPWPQLRKDFEGSQEFPRTQCVHRVTKQRDAQINRGVSKKFLHPNNRSPKPSLVRNKGNVRPQALRLCLIKQDTPESPAVLEEFNVTAFTRNCGKQMFQKGGADVASFSSINDENVDEVLKDLEDCCNKRVDRYDNGPQRPVVLVPYRPNKKGNGKVGICEPDEWCELTREQPTTHGITYSSARSHDDRSRRGSQEKSAKAPYQVHERHSTSSIVSQRSIKTPNGRSSKYQNARSSSIDSMYKSAVSYRTVDVFPDNRVPLHGRPADCRSSYLNLQKNTQNSKNDAIVLLKPRRILSDTSTNFSVVSKGRRDQGSIPKTTFTHSTAKEFKYPRGSVSKSPNLETQPTADNNSPSQSWHSYTYGHSIVHTISQVPEADECCCKHSAATASQQQLSYGLNQTKAERLKLQIQAQQEEQHRHILAARAYKHKNQLPAVTDYNQSTISQLSPATRNEQPMANCKRRQKFQINEKQQQQQPIISVFEQEDAWKCEQQWQSNEEHQQQQKMMDAYICGEQWPTKWEQQQQQPIMAMHGQEDACKCGQHLKTKLEQPPPQQIMDACGQEWPTRSEQQQHERIMSHACKCEQKSTTRPEMYQPMKTLVCKCPHTSPAGWEQQQRIVPMARQGENRSKSKTREGQKQQQQPHILPMSRQEKICNCRGNSKTREGQRQQQQPMSRQEEGQRHQQQVQLQHIQQLQKLQQKIKRQKQEENLHTQQEKQRQQEQQLQQQFQQQEQQQQQLVHQEQQLQQQLLLEQQFQEQNIQLEQKDQQKIPQQQQREHQEQQVSKQKHIQYDEVPLTSSMPNINGHEQQQQQQQQKKVLFPYILQSAPCKRPCCPKGSAKYESNLESSIPADFYKQTLIKYGIEPLPSERVLTFLQQQQKLKQAKAVKPCSCEPHQPQQVPQQQSEQQQQQSLSPMAATATANSSIYYPSIPTAIGNESPRYQGLPNPQWQQQEQVQQPQQQKLKQPKFYSPEPQQSEQQQQQSLPTMAATTAYIPVHNGNYYPATMPATVGNPGLSCSCESPQCQGLSNSSWQQQHQQQQQHQQHQQQGMPAMAPTTALNSDHTSSCWPEQQTQSISEYFQCYEYHEF
- the LOC108598581 gene encoding ras-interacting protein RIP3, with product MRKAGSGSGSGSPMWCRAATDYAIKMGKVHPVRALYVQADKASKYATRSQDNVAASSISSTPRRRRLAGESKSGNQSSRLSMPTYLCTQRPYYGLETTKSKRKNASKSFAASKIVCMASEEDNAVIKESQIAANLDKRVEQKVPNPLIASTNPGTLILLEPNTSIPKGSKNQSMKAQATKNRSNSSKLAGAAAESRRRKENAKKSPEKSPEKSPANSRRGSLSPNRGQVNAAAAKKTEEESTIQAKTEDSDKDNVNKLGEEEVKTKGTDENVQLANTEEGEADKSMKAEQKDEPEAEELLDSEATSEGEIPDKAEELSHQCQPSIAIYPCYQDKYPTTACDPYKLYRTCELTETQYLSFDLGNEQNEDDDDDDEEITCQSNTIIMQTPCVTWSPSCICQHADNGCMDVSQQTSRDCGVFNYSPTPSWPRPTCQQLPQPAQTMQHNPCYNMELQQQQQQQQQQQQQQQQHQQQQWQQQQPCMQGRSAPMPSQSNGLTELLAQQLQQQMQLAQQQIAQVQQKLNDVCGCAKTEAAKPATVDYSMLNNDDTRPKFNNVSRNYVDAMPTAHQVPMQQYQASKIYANGMASQSAAAMNMGYYQQPLADCECGATAPTSMSMPCQQQQQPQQQQQQQQQQQQQQQQQQQQGNMCANCGSNHYYPPYYHQRFAQMRFMMPRCWLNQR